Genomic window (Chryseobacterium bernardetii):
TGATGAAAAATACAGCAGCCTGTAACCTTTACATGGCCAATAAAATTGCTGAAATTAATCCAAATGCAACCATGATTGTTCTTCCTGCAGATCATCTGATCCTGAAAGAAGATGTTTTTCTGGAAAAAGTAATGCTGGCATTTGATCTGGCTTCCAAACATGACTATCTGGTAACATTAGGAATTACCCCTACAAGACCTGATACGGGCTATGGATACATTCAGTTTGTGGAAAAGAAAAACTCAGAATATTTCAAAGTAAAAATATTTACTGAAAAACCGATTCTCGAAATTGCTCAAAGCTTTCTCGAAAGTGGTGATTTCCTTTGGAATGCTGGAATATTTATTTGGAATATCAAAAGTATTCAGCATGCTTTTGAAATGTATCTCCCTGAAATGACACAGCACTTTATGGCTTGCGAATATAATTCTGAAAAAGAAAACAGCTGTATAGAGACCATTTATCCTAAGGTTCAGAAAATTTCCATCGATAACGGGATTTTAGAGAAGGCTAAGAATGTATATGTTATACCATCAGATCTAGGCTGGAGTGACCTGGGAACATGGACTTCAGTGTATGAAAATACAGAAAAAGATAAGGATGGAAATGCGGTGAAGCTGAAACATTTACTTGCTTATAACTCAAAAGGAAACATTATCCGTTTAAAAAATAATAATAAAGCCGTCATTATTGATGGTCTTGAAAACTATATTGTGGTAGATACTGATAAAGCGCTTCTTATTTGCCCAAGGGATAATGACCAATTAATCAAGGATTATGTTCTTGATCTGAAAAATTTCAAGAAGGGAGATAAATTTATGTAGTATTTGGTATCTTTTATGCTTATTTTTAGGCTATGATTAAATTTGCACTCCGATTTACGACCCTGATACTTTTACTTTTTACTATCCTTGGATATGCTCAGGACAAGAAAAAGTTTTCGAGTATCCCTAATATATTACAGAGAATAGAACCTGGCGCTAATGTAGATTCATGGGTATTGGTATATAATAACTACGGAAAAGGAGAGGAGATCAAAATATCTGGTGGTAAGATAAACTATACACCTCAGTTCTCCGGATTTAATCTGTTCCCCAGTGAAGACAGTTTTTATTATATTGCTTATTCTTCAGGAGGGAAAATTAATTACATTCTTGATACGGAAGCCTTGAAGACTTTTGTGGGAAAGATAGACAATGCTCAGGAAGCAGCAATAATATTGGCTGCTGATGGTTATATGGTGGATGAAGAATTTAAGGATCTAGCAGGGAATTATCATGAAGATCAAAAGAACTATTATCTGGATCTTGGAAAACTGACTTCACAGGAATGTCCTTATCAGAAAACACACTATACATTAACGGTAAATAAGGCAACCGGCCTTGTAACAAATGTAAAGGATAACGGAACCTATATTGAACTCTACAATAAAAAATGTGCTAATAACCCAAGACTTTTAAAAGTCGAGAAAAAAGAAGAACCAAAGAAAGATGAATCCTCCAAAACATCCAAGCGCAGATAAAACTTATGAAACTGAGCGTTTAATACTTCGTCCGATGTCTTCAGAAGACAGGGATTTTATTTTTGATCTTTATAACAGACCAAAATTTATTCAGTATATCGGAAATCGAAATGTGAATACTGCTGAAGATGCTGAAAACTATATTCTGAACAGATTTGTTCCACAGATTGAAAGACTTGGATATGGAAACTATCTTTTAATAACCAAGGACAGTAACGAAAAAATAGGAGCAGTAGGAATCTTTGAAAGAGAAGGGCTTGATGTTGTAGATATCGGATATTCTCTGCTGGAAGAGTTTGAAGGCAAAGGATATGCTTTTGAAGCAGCTCAAAAAGTGAAATCCATTGGGATGGATGAATTCGGATTGGCTAAAATATCTGCCATTATTTCAAAAGAAAACCTTTCTTCACAAAAACTGATTGAAAAACTAGGCCTGAAGTTGAAGAAATTTGTTACCCTTCCCGGTGAAACAGAAGAGTTAAACTATTACGAAACAGAATAAAAAAATATTCACAAATAGCCTGTTTTTTAGTGTTATTTGTGAATATTTTGTGCTTTTTGTTTAAAATTACCCTTCTAAGATCTGCTCAGCAGCAGTTTTGGAAGTTACTTTTTCAATAACTCTGGTACAAACTCCTTTTTCATCAAAAATAAACGTGGTTCTCACAATTCCCATATATGTTTTACCAAATGTCTTTTTCTCTTGCCAAACTCCAAATTTTTCAATAATATCACGGTTTTCATCTGCGATAAGATCATAAGGAAAAGCAAATTTACTATGGAAGTTTTTCTGCTTTTTTACAGAGTCTCCACTCACACCCAGTAACTGATATCCGGCTTTTTCAAGTTTGGAATAATTATCACTAAGATTGCAGGCTTCAACGGTACAGGTTGGAGTATTGGCCTGTGGATAAAAGAAAACAACTAGCTTTTTTCCGATTAAATTTGATGAAGATATGGTTTCTCCATCCTGATTGGTTCCTTCAAATTGAGGTAATTTATCTCCAACTTTCAGCATAATGATTTATTTTTGTTCAAATTTAAGGGTAAAATGACAAAAAAGCAAAGAGCTGAACTCGTTCAGAGAGAACTGGATAAATTATATCCCACAACACCTATTCCTTTGGATCACACCGATCCTTATACTCTAATGGTGGCTGTAGCCCTTTCTGCACAAACAACGGATAAAAAGGTGAATGAAGTTACCCCAAACCTTTTCGAGGTCGCCGGAACTCCACAGAGAATGGCTAAGCTGGAAGAGTATCAGATCAAAGAATTAATTAAAGAAATAGGACTATCCAATACCAAGGCCAAGAACTTAAAGAGAATGGCCGAACTTCTGCTGGAGAGGCATAATGGTATTGTTCCGCAGACTTATGAAGAATTAGAGGCACTTCCGGGCGTTGGACATAAAACGGCATCGGTGGTAATGAGCCAGGGTTTTGGATTTCCTGCTTTTCCGGTTGATACTCATATTCACCGCCTGATGACGCAATGGAAACTTACTTCCGGTAAAAACGTGGTAGAAACAGAGAAGGATGCCAAGAAATTATTCCCGGAAGAAGTATGGAACAAACTTCATCTTCAGATTATTTTCTACGGTAGAGAATATTCTCCGGCAAGAGGAAAAGGAGAGAAGGACTTTATTACCAAAATGATGTTTGAAAAGTAAACGATTTATTGATATAGCATAAAATCTCTTTCAAATGAAGGGATTTTAGTTTATTATTTTTTCCACTCAATATTTCCTCTTAAGTCAAAAAGAACATTATATAGTTTTTTAAGTCCTCTAGTTCCCATCATTCCATAATCACTGATCATTTTTGTTTTCAGATTGTCGTAGGTGATTTTTAAGGTTCCTGTAGCACTGTCAGAATATGCCACGCTATAATTTTCGGCCAAATTCTCAAAATCAATATAATCGAGAATTTCAAGCAGATCTTTATATTGTTCCTGAGAAAGTTTAGACCCGTAATTGCCGGAATATTTTTGAAAATTAACCGTATTGTCATCACCTGCAAGCCATTCTATATCTCGGTTCGATACAATTTTCAAGGTGAATGAAGGACAATTTCCATAGCATGCAGATGCTTCGAATTCTATTTCCAGGATGTTATGTCTTTTGGGATTACTATTTTCCTCTATGAACTCTCCGAATTTATAAATAAGATGATCAGTTTTCAGATCACTGAAATATCCTAGTCTGGAAAGAATCTTATTGCTTTTATATTCTATTTTACAATCTTTTGCAGTTACAAAAGCACAGGGTTCATACAAGCTTCCTTGAGTGATCTTCTTGGTGATAAATTCATTTCCCATATCCAGGATGCAGATTGTTTTAGGTCCGTTACTAGTGTTTCCGGTGATGAGAAGGTCTGTTAACCCGTTTTGATCAAAATCATCCTTTATCCAGGGCTTGAAATTCAGGCTATCAGCGGTGCTTCTACATTGATCCTTATATTGAATTTGATCAGAAACAGTGATGTACTCTGTACTTTTTTCCTCTATGAACTTTTGAATGCTATCTACATTTTGTAGGGAGTCTATCTTGTTGGCTTTTTTATGATTTTGTGAAAAAAAACAAATCGATGTTAAAAAGGATATGATAATAAAGGTTCTTGGAATCATGAAATTCTTGTTTACTTTAAGATTAAATATCCAATAATCGTCTATGATAATTAATCTGTCCTAAATGATAATCCAAATGAGAAAGCAGGTGAATCAGGAAATAACCGGTTGTCATTTTATCTTCAAAAACCACAAGCGGGTATTCCTTTTCCATTGCAGCCTCCGGGAGCTGGTTTAAAACAGAGTCAACCATCGTTGTTGTAGCTTCAATTTTTTCAATGAGTTCAGTTTTTGGGATGTCCTTCAATGAAAATTCAAGCTCACGTTGTCTTACATATCCTGTATTGCCGAGATGTGTGCCAATGAAATGATTAAGGTTTCCAATAAGATGCAGGCAGAGGTTTCCTGCAGAATTGGAAATGTTTTTATCAGTCTTCCAAAGATTTTCTTCGTTCTGATAGGCCCCAATCTCCATTTTTAGTTTGTTTAAGTCTCTTTGATAAAGAGAGCGTAAAGATGCTGTTATCATTGTGAATGGTTTTGAAATTAAAAAATGGGACAAGTGGCCCCATTTATATTGTGTATTATTTTTGTTTTTTCGCCCACAGCTCCATCTTTCTGTTCAAAACATCCAATGGAAGGCATCCCTGGCTTAATACTTCATCATGGAAGCTTGCCAGATTAAACTTATTGCCTAGTTCTTTCTGATATTTTTCTCTCAGCTCACGGATTCTTAAAGATCCTA
Coding sequences:
- a CDS encoding DUF6438 domain-containing protein; protein product: MIPRTFIIISFLTSICFFSQNHKKANKIDSLQNVDSIQKFIEEKSTEYITVSDQIQYKDQCRSTADSLNFKPWIKDDFDQNGLTDLLITGNTSNGPKTICILDMGNEFITKKITQGSLYEPCAFVTAKDCKIEYKSNKILSRLGYFSDLKTDHLIYKFGEFIEENSNPKRHNILEIEFEASACYGNCPSFTLKIVSNRDIEWLAGDDNTVNFQKYSGNYGSKLSQEQYKDLLEILDYIDFENLAENYSVAYSDSATGTLKITYDNLKTKMISDYGMMGTRGLKKLYNVLFDLRGNIEWKK
- a CDS encoding mannose-1-phosphate guanylyltransferase, which codes for MLKSDRYCVIMAGGIGSRFWPMSTQKFPKQFQDILGTGRTMIQQTYDRISKIIPKEHIFVITNKEYVALSHQQLPEIPEENIVGEPLMKNTAACNLYMANKIAEINPNATMIVLPADHLILKEDVFLEKVMLAFDLASKHDYLVTLGITPTRPDTGYGYIQFVEKKNSEYFKVKIFTEKPILEIAQSFLESGDFLWNAGIFIWNIKSIQHAFEMYLPEMTQHFMACEYNSEKENSCIETIYPKVQKISIDNGILEKAKNVYVIPSDLGWSDLGTWTSVYENTEKDKDGNAVKLKHLLAYNSKGNIIRLKNNNKAVIIDGLENYIVVDTDKALLICPRDNDQLIKDYVLDLKNFKKGDKFM
- a CDS encoding DinB family protein, coding for MITASLRSLYQRDLNKLKMEIGAYQNEENLWKTDKNISNSAGNLCLHLIGNLNHFIGTHLGNTGYVRQRELEFSLKDIPKTELIEKIEATTTMVDSVLNQLPEAAMEKEYPLVVFEDKMTTGYFLIHLLSHLDYHLGQINYHRRLLDI
- a CDS encoding endonuclease III domain-containing protein, with translation MTKKQRAELVQRELDKLYPTTPIPLDHTDPYTLMVAVALSAQTTDKKVNEVTPNLFEVAGTPQRMAKLEEYQIKELIKEIGLSNTKAKNLKRMAELLLERHNGIVPQTYEELEALPGVGHKTASVVMSQGFGFPAFPVDTHIHRLMTQWKLTSGKNVVETEKDAKKLFPEEVWNKLHLQIIFYGREYSPARGKGEKDFITKMMFEK
- the bcp gene encoding thioredoxin-dependent thiol peroxidase, translating into MLKVGDKLPQFEGTNQDGETISSSNLIGKKLVVFFYPQANTPTCTVEACNLSDNYSKLEKAGYQLLGVSGDSVKKQKNFHSKFAFPYDLIADENRDIIEKFGVWQEKKTFGKTYMGIVRTTFIFDEKGVCTRVIEKVTSKTAAEQILEG
- a CDS encoding GNAT family N-acetyltransferase yields the protein MNPPKHPSADKTYETERLILRPMSSEDRDFIFDLYNRPKFIQYIGNRNVNTAEDAENYILNRFVPQIERLGYGNYLLITKDSNEKIGAVGIFEREGLDVVDIGYSLLEEFEGKGYAFEAAQKVKSIGMDEFGLAKISAIISKENLSSQKLIEKLGLKLKKFVTLPGETEELNYYETE